A window of Paraburkholderia bryophila contains these coding sequences:
- a CDS encoding ABC transporter permease: MIERPARLIGSLVAIAAVIALLCRAIDPNALHQYAPDLVYYTKRHLLLVAYSMALALLVGIPSGILLSRPAFARHAERFMQIFNIGNTVPSLAVLAIALGIFGIGDIPALVALFLASLLPITRNAYEGMKNVSPALREAARGLGMTGWQSLLRVELPNAMPIIIGGVRTALAINVGSAPLAYLIGADSLGTLIFPGIYLNNQQQLLLGAAATAILALVLDGIVSAGSRYLLARRGVTA, from the coding sequence ATGATCGAACGTCCTGCCAGACTGATTGGCAGTCTTGTCGCCATCGCCGCAGTCATCGCGTTGTTATGCCGCGCGATCGACCCCAACGCACTGCACCAGTACGCCCCGGACCTCGTCTACTACACGAAGCGGCACCTACTGCTAGTCGCCTACTCGATGGCGCTGGCCCTACTAGTCGGCATCCCTTCCGGAATACTGCTAAGCCGTCCCGCTTTCGCGCGTCACGCCGAACGCTTCATGCAGATCTTCAACATCGGCAACACAGTGCCATCGTTAGCCGTGCTGGCGATCGCGCTCGGCATCTTCGGCATCGGCGATATTCCCGCGCTCGTCGCACTATTTCTCGCGTCGTTGCTGCCGATCACACGCAACGCCTATGAAGGCATGAAAAACGTCTCCCCCGCGCTGCGTGAAGCCGCACGCGGCCTCGGCATGACGGGCTGGCAGTCGCTGTTGCGCGTCGAGTTGCCGAATGCGATGCCGATCATCATCGGCGGCGTGCGGACGGCGCTTGCGATCAACGTCGGCAGCGCACCGCTCGCGTATCTGATCGGTGCAGATAGCCTCGGCACACTGATTTTCCCCGGCATTTATCTGAACAATCAGCAACAGCTTCTACTCGGCGCCGCAGCCACTGCGATTCTCGCGCTGGTGCTCGACGGCATCGTCTCAGCCGGCAGCCGCTATCTGCTTGCACGACGCGGGGTGACCGCATGA
- a CDS encoding glycine betaine ABC transporter substrate-binding protein: MIALFKRRTALTSRLIAASAILFTSLHANAATLVLGGKNFTEQYVLTEITSQYLRSKGYTIDARTGLGSTLLRSAQENGQVDITWEYTGTAAIVYNKITEKLDPKTMYERVKALDAKRGLVWLDCSPLNNTYALGLPQQVAQQTGIRTISQLAAKLAAEPNKKHVFAMDAEFANRPDGLKPLEAAYGMHFSREETRQMDPGLVYTALHNNQVPIGLIYTTDGRVKGFNIVPLEDDRHYFPAYNATPVVRKTTLDQNPQLATQLNALSDALNNDTMLEMNKQVDIDGKPVREVAAEFLRTHKLP, from the coding sequence ATGATCGCTTTGTTTAAACGCCGCACTGCGCTAACCAGCCGCCTGATCGCCGCCAGCGCCATCCTGTTCACGAGCCTGCACGCAAACGCAGCCACCCTGGTTCTCGGTGGAAAAAATTTCACTGAGCAATACGTTCTTACCGAGATCACGTCGCAGTACCTGCGCTCGAAGGGCTACACGATCGACGCACGCACCGGCCTCGGCAGCACGTTGCTGCGCAGTGCGCAGGAGAACGGCCAGGTCGACATCACGTGGGAATACACGGGCACGGCGGCGATCGTCTACAACAAGATCACCGAGAAGCTCGATCCGAAGACCATGTACGAACGCGTGAAAGCGCTCGACGCGAAACGCGGCCTCGTGTGGCTCGACTGCTCGCCGTTGAATAACACGTACGCGCTCGGCTTGCCGCAGCAGGTGGCGCAGCAAACCGGCATCCGCACGATCTCGCAACTCGCCGCGAAGCTCGCTGCCGAGCCGAACAAGAAGCACGTATTCGCGATGGATGCCGAGTTCGCCAATCGTCCAGACGGTTTGAAGCCGCTCGAAGCCGCATATGGCATGCACTTTAGCCGCGAGGAAACCCGTCAGATGGATCCGGGCCTCGTCTACACCGCGTTGCATAACAACCAGGTGCCGATCGGTCTGATCTATACGACGGACGGCCGCGTGAAGGGCTTCAACATCGTGCCGCTCGAAGACGATCGCCACTACTTCCCCGCGTACAACGCGACGCCGGTGGTGCGCAAGACGACGCTCGACCAGAACCCGCAACTCGCGACGCAGCTCAACGCGCTCTCCGACGCGCTGAACAACGACACCATGCTAGAGATGAACAAGCAGGTCGACATTGACGGCAAGCCGGTGCGCGAAGTCGCGGCGGAATTCCTGCGCACGCACAAGCTGCCCTGA
- a CDS encoding ABC transporter permease produces the protein MTVFDYLSANWPELLQLTAQHVWLVGIAVGCAIVVGVPLGILINRHEWLAAPLLSVATVVLTLPSIALFGLMIPVFSRFGQGIGAVPAITAVFLYSLLPIMRNTYLALRNVDAGIKEAGIGIGMTVWQRQRLVDLPLAVPVILGGVRTAVVMNIGVMTIAAVIGAGGLGTLIIRAIGQSNMMKLLVGAVLVSLLAIVADLLLQALQRLLTPKGVQKT, from the coding sequence ATGACTGTATTCGACTATCTCTCGGCCAACTGGCCTGAGTTGCTGCAACTCACCGCGCAGCACGTGTGGCTCGTCGGCATTGCCGTGGGTTGCGCGATCGTGGTCGGCGTGCCGCTCGGCATCCTGATCAATCGTCACGAGTGGCTCGCCGCGCCTTTGCTGAGCGTCGCCACCGTGGTGCTGACCTTGCCGTCGATCGCGCTGTTCGGCTTGATGATTCCGGTGTTCTCGCGCTTCGGCCAGGGCATCGGCGCGGTGCCGGCGATCACCGCCGTGTTCCTCTATTCGCTGCTGCCGATCATGCGCAACACCTACCTCGCGCTGCGCAACGTCGACGCCGGTATCAAGGAAGCGGGCATCGGCATCGGCATGACTGTTTGGCAGCGGCAGCGGCTCGTCGATTTGCCGCTCGCGGTGCCGGTGATTCTCGGCGGCGTGCGTACGGCCGTGGTGATGAACATCGGTGTGATGACCATCGCCGCGGTGATCGGCGCGGGCGGCCTCGGCACGCTGATCATCCGCGCGATCGGCCAAAGCAACATGATGAAACTGTTGGTGGGCGCGGTGCTCGTGAGCTTGCTCGCGATCGTCGCCGACTTGCTGCTGCAGGCGTTGCAACGCCTGCTGACACCGAAGGGAGTGCAAAAGACATGA
- a CDS encoding osmoprotectant ABC transporter ATP-binding protein OsmV, which yields MIELDKLTKTFTQKDGQQVKAVDSVSLTVGEGEICVFLGPSGCGKTTTLKMINRLIAPTSGRVLINGEDTSGLNEVEFRRHIGYVIQQIGLFPNMTIEENITVVPRLLGWDKKRCRERATELMSMVALDPKQYLKRYPRELSGGQQQRIGVIRALAADPPVLLMDEPFGAVDPINRESIQNEFFQMQRQLNKTVIMVSHDIDEAIKLGDRVAVFRRGQLVQYDHPDTLLAHPRDEFVGAFVGQDSTLKRLLLVKAGDAATQPETARAELPIASAFQMMDDSDSRYLTIVDEQQQALGYVTRRAARAGQGVCGDHLTAFKATVHADEHLRIVLSKMYQFNSSWMPVLDADGRYVGEVTQDSIADYLSSGRSRRQTGQPAIVSPAVAAAEAAAAAGHAVTGAQG from the coding sequence ATGATCGAACTCGATAAACTGACCAAAACGTTTACGCAGAAGGACGGCCAGCAGGTCAAGGCCGTCGACTCGGTCAGCCTCACGGTGGGCGAAGGCGAAATCTGCGTCTTTCTCGGCCCGTCGGGCTGCGGCAAGACCACCACGCTCAAGATGATCAACCGTCTGATCGCTCCGACGTCGGGCCGCGTGTTGATCAACGGCGAGGACACCTCGGGTCTGAACGAAGTCGAATTCCGCCGGCACATCGGCTATGTGATCCAGCAGATCGGCCTGTTCCCGAATATGACGATCGAAGAGAACATCACCGTCGTGCCGCGCCTGCTCGGCTGGGACAAGAAGCGTTGTCGCGAACGCGCCACCGAGTTGATGTCGATGGTGGCGCTCGATCCGAAGCAGTATTTGAAGCGCTATCCGCGTGAACTGTCGGGCGGGCAGCAGCAGCGCATCGGCGTGATTCGCGCGTTGGCCGCCGATCCGCCGGTGCTGTTGATGGACGAGCCGTTCGGCGCGGTCGACCCGATCAATCGCGAGTCGATCCAGAACGAGTTCTTCCAGATGCAGCGTCAGTTGAACAAGACGGTGATCATGGTGAGCCACGATATCGACGAAGCGATCAAGCTCGGCGATCGTGTCGCCGTATTCCGTCGCGGTCAGCTGGTGCAATACGATCATCCGGATACGTTGCTGGCGCATCCGCGCGATGAGTTCGTCGGTGCGTTCGTGGGGCAGGACAGCACGTTGAAGCGTCTCTTGCTGGTGAAAGCCGGTGACGCCGCGACTCAACCGGAAACCGCGCGCGCCGAGTTGCCGATTGCAAGCGCGTTCCAGATGATGGACGACAGCGATAGCCGCTATCTGACTATCGTCGACGAACAGCAGCAGGCGCTCGGTTATGTGACGCGCCGTGCGGCGCGCGCGGGGCAGGGCGTGTGCGGCGATCATCTGACGGCGTTCAAGGCGACGGTCCATGCGGACGAGCACCTGCGCATCGTGCTGTCGAAGATGTACCAGTTCAATTCGTCGTGGATGCCGGTGCTGGATGCGGACGGTCGTTATGTCGGCGAAGTCACGCAAGATTCGATCGCGGATTATCTGAGCTCGGGGCGCTCGCGTCGGCAGACGGGGCAGCCGGCGATCGTGTCGCCGGCGGTGGCCGCTGCGGAAGCGGCTGCTGCGGCGGGGCATGCGGTGACGGGGGCGCAGGGTTAG
- a CDS encoding LysR family transcriptional regulator — MIDRVQAMRIFVRIVDTSSFTRAAESLEIPRATATTTVQALESLLGVQLLVRTTRKVTLTTEGAAYYERCAQILAAIEEVESGLFNRPENLRGRLRVAMPGVIAASVVVPELASFHALHPHVELALGVNHRALDLTGESVDCSIELGDLPDSRLLVRRLGWLDRVTCASPAYLARFGEPRHLDDLSSHVAVSWLSAQSGRRMDFDFCVAARASKAKVSSFVQVDDEHTHLACGLEGLGLIQPGRATAAPYLASGQLIEVLPKCRPAPVAVSVTYVKSRQISPRVRAFVDWLAEVFEKAPGVVRTVATRWVESPSWPVVDSTQGGQCERVVR, encoded by the coding sequence GTGATAGATCGCGTGCAAGCCATGCGCATTTTCGTGCGCATCGTCGATACGAGCAGCTTCACGCGCGCTGCCGAATCGCTCGAGATTCCGCGCGCCACCGCGACCACCACCGTGCAGGCGCTCGAGTCGCTGCTCGGCGTGCAACTGTTGGTGCGCACAACCCGCAAGGTCACGCTAACCACCGAAGGCGCCGCGTACTACGAACGCTGCGCGCAGATTCTCGCGGCGATCGAAGAGGTCGAGTCGGGTTTATTCAATCGGCCGGAGAACTTGCGCGGCCGGTTGCGCGTGGCGATGCCGGGCGTGATTGCGGCGTCGGTCGTGGTGCCCGAACTGGCCTCGTTTCATGCGCTGCATCCGCATGTGGAACTGGCGCTTGGCGTGAATCATCGCGCGCTGGATCTGACCGGCGAGAGCGTGGATTGCAGTATCGAGTTGGGCGACTTGCCGGATTCGCGCCTGCTCGTGCGACGCCTCGGCTGGCTCGATCGCGTGACCTGTGCAAGCCCGGCGTATCTGGCGCGCTTCGGCGAGCCGCGTCATCTCGACGATCTGTCGAGCCATGTCGCGGTGAGCTGGTTGTCGGCACAATCCGGCCGGCGCATGGACTTCGATTTCTGCGTGGCGGCGCGCGCAAGCAAGGCGAAGGTGAGCAGCTTCGTCCAGGTGGACGATGAGCACACCCACCTCGCTTGCGGACTCGAAGGCTTAGGGTTGATTCAGCCGGGACGCGCGACCGCTGCGCCGTATCTCGCCTCGGGTCAGTTGATCGAAGTCCTGCCGAAGTGCAGACCTGCGCCGGTGGCGGTGTCGGTGACGTATGTGAAAAGCCGGCAGATTTCGCCGCGCGTGCGTGCGTTTGTCGACTGGCTTGCGGAAGTGTTTGAAAAGGCGCCGGGCGTGGTTAGGACGGTTGCGACGCGGTGGGTTGAGTCGCCGTCGTGGCCGGTGGTTGATTCGACGCAGGGTGGGCAATGCGAGAGGGTGGTGCGCTAA
- a CDS encoding MFS transporter codes for MKNPQSNAPAWSDLLTGSNGWRSLGLAGGVALHATNVHVATTILPSVVHDIGGLELYAWNTTLFVVASILGSVLSMRLLAVLGARSAYFSALAVFTLGTVVCASAPSMPWMLAGRTLQGLGGGVLLALSYALIRVVFEERLWPRAMGLVSGMWGVATLCGPALGGVFAQLGDWRLAFWVLLPAVLLLAVIVHREVDGKRASSAAAAPIPLLKAALLGASVLVISLAALTEQMVWNALGVIAGLALVWLLARLERNDDTTRLLPSGSYSIRTRIGSIYACMSLLGIGVTCEIFVPYFLQTIHGRSPLAAGYLTALMAAGWSVGSMFSAGRSAAVAQRMSRAGPLVEALGLGVLAWLMPMPDLFDSTGGTLALCAALTSVGLGVGIGWPHLLTRVFTAARPGEENLASLSITTIQLFAMAVGSALAGLVANGAGLTTLAALPGAQHTAVWLFALFAVAPLLAVGLTRQRPEPRLTGEAS; via the coding sequence ATGAAAAATCCGCAATCGAACGCGCCGGCATGGAGCGATCTGCTCACCGGGAGTAATGGCTGGCGGTCCTTGGGACTCGCGGGCGGCGTCGCGCTGCATGCCACCAACGTGCACGTCGCGACGACGATTTTGCCGTCGGTCGTGCACGACATCGGCGGGCTCGAACTGTATGCGTGGAACACCACGCTGTTCGTCGTCGCATCGATCCTGGGGTCGGTGCTGTCGATGCGTCTGCTTGCCGTGCTCGGCGCACGGTCCGCATATTTCAGCGCGCTGGCCGTCTTCACGCTGGGCACCGTGGTCTGCGCGAGTGCGCCGTCCATGCCGTGGATGCTTGCCGGCCGCACGCTGCAGGGTCTCGGCGGCGGAGTTCTGCTCGCGCTCAGCTATGCACTGATTCGCGTCGTGTTCGAAGAGCGTCTATGGCCTCGCGCAATGGGTCTGGTATCAGGCATGTGGGGCGTCGCCACGTTGTGCGGGCCGGCGCTCGGTGGCGTCTTCGCGCAACTCGGCGATTGGCGTCTCGCGTTCTGGGTGCTGTTGCCGGCCGTCCTGTTGCTCGCCGTGATCGTCCATCGCGAGGTAGACGGTAAGCGCGCCTCGAGCGCAGCCGCCGCGCCGATTCCTTTGCTCAAGGCCGCGTTGCTCGGCGCTTCCGTGCTGGTGATTTCGCTCGCTGCATTGACTGAGCAGATGGTGTGGAATGCGCTCGGCGTGATCGCGGGTCTTGCGCTCGTGTGGCTACTCGCGAGACTCGAACGCAACGACGACACCACGCGTCTGCTGCCGAGCGGTTCGTACTCGATTCGCACGCGCATCGGCAGCATTTATGCGTGCATGAGCCTGCTCGGCATCGGCGTGACCTGCGAAATCTTCGTGCCGTATTTCCTGCAGACGATTCACGGCCGCTCGCCGCTTGCGGCCGGTTATCTCACCGCGTTGATGGCGGCGGGCTGGTCGGTCGGCTCGATGTTCAGCGCCGGACGTTCCGCCGCGGTCGCGCAGCGCATGAGCCGCGCGGGACCGCTCGTCGAGGCACTGGGACTCGGCGTGCTCGCCTGGCTGATGCCGATGCCGGACCTGTTCGACAGCACCGGCGGAACCCTGGCGCTGTGCGCGGCGCTGACGAGCGTCGGACTCGGCGTGGGCATCGGCTGGCCGCATCTGCTGACACGCGTGTTCACTGCCGCGCGCCCCGGCGAGGAAAACCTCGCGTCGCTGTCGATCACCACCATTCAACTCTTCGCGATGGCAGTCGGCTCGGCGCTCGCGGGTCTCGTCGCGAACGGCGCGGGACTCACGACGTTGGCCGCGCTGCCTGGCGCTCAGCACACTGCCGTGTGGCTGTTCGCCCTCTTTGCCGTCGCGCCGCTGCTCGCGGTCGGTCTGACGCGTCAGCGTCCCGAGCCGCGTTTAACTGGAGAAGCATCGTGA
- a CDS encoding helix-turn-helix transcriptional regulator, with the protein MDNSPGAAATVTTAAPVDRILTLLKTQGALSTASIAGELGITVEAARQQIQKLLGGGLIEGRQASQAGPGRPSQSWALTEAGHARFPDTHPQLTVQLLGSIRQLFGEAGLDKLIDQRSVETRANYLAALKPMKGLKARLTKLAEIRSAEGYMAELHKDGRDWLLLENHCPICAAARTCQGFCRAELQLFAEIVGDEGVIVREEHVLAGARRCAYRITPAAK; encoded by the coding sequence TTGGATAATTCACCTGGCGCTGCGGCCACTGTGACGACGGCAGCGCCGGTGGATCGCATCCTGACTCTGTTGAAGACGCAGGGGGCGCTGTCTACCGCGTCGATTGCGGGTGAGCTCGGCATTACCGTCGAGGCGGCGCGTCAGCAGATTCAGAAGCTGCTGGGCGGCGGGTTGATCGAAGGGCGTCAGGCGTCGCAGGCGGGGCCGGGGCGGCCGAGTCAAAGCTGGGCGCTGACCGAGGCGGGCCACGCGCGCTTTCCGGATACGCATCCGCAATTGACCGTGCAATTGCTCGGCTCGATTCGCCAGTTGTTCGGCGAAGCCGGGCTCGACAAGCTGATCGATCAGCGTTCGGTCGAAACGCGCGCGAATTATCTGGCAGCGTTGAAGCCGATGAAAGGACTCAAGGCGCGACTCACGAAGCTGGCGGAAATTCGTAGCGCCGAAGGCTACATGGCCGAGTTGCACAAAGACGGACGCGACTGGCTGCTGCTCGAAAACCACTGCCCGATCTGCGCGGCGGCGCGGACTTGCCAGGGCTTCTGTCGCGCGGAGTTACAGCTCTTTGCGGAGATCGTCGGCGACGAGGGCGTGATTGTGCGCGAGGAGCATGTGCTGGCCGGCGCGCGGCGATGTGCGTATCGCATCACACCGGCCGCTAAATGA
- a CDS encoding winged helix-turn-helix domain-containing protein has product MKTLPLSAARTLHLAAQGLLTPPRRKAVKADVLDTIRRMAQLQIDTIHVVARSPYLVLFSRLGTYPPQWLDEHLAEGKLFEYWSHEACFVPTEDYGLLRHRMLDPSGMGWKYAAEWHKKHRKAIDALLTHIRATGAVRSADFAREAGKGNGWWDWKPEKRHLEVLFAIGQLMVAERRNFHRVYDLTERVLPDWDDARDLPPAHTVADQVLRRSCRALGIARADWVADYYRLPRRPYRDELHALADQGELIPVQVEGWKQDTFVHRDYAAMLDDAANGKLASTVTTVLSPFDPVVWDRKRAAALFDFDYAIECYTPAAKRKYGYFVLPLLSRGRLVGRMDAKAHRTQGVFELKSLHIEPGVRLSARLAGDLRRALQRCAEWHGTPQLAFTSAPPEWLAALDVGDSVEA; this is encoded by the coding sequence GTGAAGACTCTGCCGCTCTCCGCCGCCCGCACGCTGCATCTGGCCGCACAAGGCCTGCTGACCCCACCGCGCCGCAAGGCAGTCAAAGCCGACGTGCTCGACACGATTCGCCGCATGGCGCAATTACAGATCGACACGATCCACGTGGTCGCGCGCAGCCCTTATCTCGTGTTGTTCAGCCGGCTCGGCACCTACCCGCCGCAATGGCTCGACGAGCATCTCGCCGAAGGCAAGTTGTTCGAATACTGGTCGCATGAGGCCTGTTTCGTGCCGACCGAAGACTACGGCCTGCTGCGCCATCGCATGCTCGATCCGAGCGGGATGGGCTGGAAATACGCGGCCGAGTGGCACAAAAAACATCGCAAGGCGATCGACGCGCTGCTCACGCACATCCGCGCGACAGGTGCGGTACGTTCGGCGGATTTCGCGCGCGAGGCCGGCAAGGGCAACGGCTGGTGGGACTGGAAGCCGGAGAAACGCCACCTGGAAGTGCTGTTCGCGATCGGACAGTTGATGGTCGCCGAGCGACGCAATTTTCACCGCGTTTACGACCTGACCGAACGCGTGCTGCCCGATTGGGACGACGCACGCGATCTGCCGCCCGCCCACACGGTCGCCGACCAGGTGTTGCGCCGCAGCTGCCGCGCGCTGGGCATAGCGCGCGCCGACTGGGTCGCCGACTACTACCGCCTGCCGCGTCGCCCTTATCGTGACGAACTGCATGCGCTCGCCGATCAGGGCGAGCTGATTCCGGTGCAAGTGGAAGGCTGGAAGCAGGACACGTTCGTTCATCGCGATTACGCGGCGATGCTCGACGACGCGGCAAACGGCAAGCTCGCGTCGACCGTGACGACCGTGCTGTCGCCATTCGATCCGGTGGTGTGGGACCGCAAGCGCGCCGCCGCGCTATTCGATTTCGACTACGCGATCGAGTGCTATACACCGGCAGCAAAGCGCAAATACGGCTATTTTGTGTTGCCACTGCTGAGCCGTGGCCGTCTGGTCGGCCGCATGGATGCGAAAGCGCACCGCACCCAGGGCGTGTTCGAACTGAAGTCGCTGCATATCGAACCCGGTGTGCGTCTGAGCGCCCGCCTTGCCGGCGATCTGCGCCGTGCGTTGCAACGTTGTGCGGAGTGGCATGGCACGCCGCAATTGGCGTTCACGTCTGCGCCGCCGGAATGGCTTGCGGCGTTAGACGTCGGTGACAGCGTGGAAGCGTGA
- a CDS encoding FAD-dependent oxidoreductase, with product MLSTQDVSTQEAEGQPQAIVADAPFSNLATRMHQMFPSLTSAEIERLRRFGEIGNWEAGELLFETGRTGPGMFVVLEGRVKVYQRDGIGREVVIADHGAGHFLAEVGQLSGRPALVNGMALSAVQALLIPPDQLRALIVAEAELGERIMRALILRRVSLIEKGAGGPILIGNSSDARLVMLQGFLSRNGHPHSVIDERDEDALRLIEQFAAQKEDMPLVICPDGSVLRHPSMPELATCLGLLPDLDDSHVYDVAIVGAGPAGLATAVYAASEGLSVIVLDSRAPGGQAGASSRIENYLGFPTGISGQALAGRAFVQAQKFGAHVAIPVNVKALNCAESPYRLELKCGGHITSRTIVIASGAVYRRPALEGLDRFDGRGVYYWASPVEAKLCKRQEIVLVGGGNSAGQAIVYLATHAAKVHVLIRRSGFEATMSRYLIDRIRSLPNVFVHPHSEVGGLEADDSGLARVGLKKPLPDGTDHFDTRHLFLFTGADPNTDWLRTCGVELDDKGFVLTGTSIDGASVCDLATTVEGVYAIGDARAGSTKRVAAAVGEGAAVVAQIHQLLAASAEEAVALGA from the coding sequence ATGCTTTCGACTCAAGACGTTTCGACTCAAGAAGCTGAAGGACAACCGCAGGCGATCGTCGCCGACGCGCCGTTTTCGAATCTGGCGACGCGCATGCACCAGATGTTTCCCTCGCTGACCAGCGCGGAAATCGAACGCCTGCGCCGCTTCGGCGAGATCGGCAACTGGGAAGCCGGCGAGCTACTGTTCGAGACCGGCCGCACCGGTCCGGGCATGTTCGTGGTGCTGGAAGGGCGCGTGAAGGTGTATCAGCGCGACGGCATTGGCCGCGAAGTGGTAATCGCCGATCATGGCGCCGGGCATTTCCTGGCGGAAGTCGGTCAATTGTCGGGCCGGCCCGCGCTCGTCAACGGCATGGCGCTCAGCGCCGTGCAAGCGCTGCTGATTCCGCCGGACCAGTTGCGCGCGCTGATCGTCGCCGAAGCCGAACTGGGCGAGCGCATCATGCGTGCGCTGATTTTGCGGCGCGTGTCGCTGATCGAAAAGGGCGCCGGCGGGCCGATTCTGATCGGCAACAGCAGCGACGCGCGGCTCGTCATGCTGCAGGGTTTCCTGTCGCGCAATGGCCATCCTCATTCGGTGATCGACGAACGCGATGAAGACGCGCTGCGTCTGATCGAGCAATTCGCCGCGCAGAAAGAAGACATGCCGCTGGTGATCTGTCCGGACGGCTCGGTGCTGCGTCATCCGAGCATGCCGGAACTGGCCACCTGCCTCGGCTTGCTGCCCGATCTCGACGACTCGCATGTGTACGACGTGGCGATCGTCGGCGCGGGGCCCGCCGGTCTCGCGACCGCGGTGTACGCAGCCTCCGAAGGCCTTTCGGTGATCGTGCTCGATAGCCGGGCGCCGGGCGGTCAGGCCGGCGCGAGCTCGCGGATCGAGAACTACCTCGGTTTTCCGACCGGAATTTCCGGGCAGGCACTGGCGGGACGCGCTTTCGTGCAGGCGCAGAAATTCGGCGCGCACGTCGCGATTCCGGTCAACGTGAAGGCGCTCAATTGCGCGGAATCGCCGTACCGGCTGGAGCTCAAGTGCGGCGGCCATATCACCTCGCGCACCATCGTGATTGCGAGCGGCGCGGTGTACCGGCGGCCGGCACTGGAAGGCCTCGATCGCTTCGATGGGCGCGGCGTGTACTACTGGGCGTCGCCGGTCGAGGCCAAGCTGTGCAAGCGCCAGGAAATCGTGCTGGTGGGCGGCGGCAATTCGGCCGGCCAGGCGATCGTCTATCTGGCGACGCACGCGGCCAAGGTCCACGTGCTGATCCGGCGCAGCGGCTTCGAGGCGACCATGTCGCGCTATCTGATCGACCGTATTCGCTCGCTGCCGAATGTTTTCGTGCATCCGCATTCGGAGGTGGGCGGCCTCGAGGCGGACGACAGCGGCCTCGCACGGGTCGGCCTGAAGAAGCCTTTGCCCGACGGGACCGATCACTTCGACACGCGGCATCTGTTCCTCTTCACCGGCGCGGATCCGAATACCGACTGGCTGCGCACCTGCGGCGTGGAACTCGACGACAAGGGCTTCGTGCTCACCGGCACCAGCATCGACGGAGCGTCCGTCTGCGATCTCGCCACCACGGTAGAGGGCGTGTATGCGATCGGCGATGCCCGCGCCGGATCGACGAAGCGGGTCGCGGCGGCGGTTGGCGAGGGCGCGGCCGTGGTCGCGCAGATCCATCAACTGCTGGCCGCTTCGGCTGAGGAAGCGGTCGCGTTGGGCGCTTGA
- a CDS encoding DedA family protein/thiosulfate sulfurtransferase GlpE — MLHDLVEQYGPALVFVNVLAASIGLPVPAMPSLVLFGAMAAMHPGSVGTQLAPVLILSIFATLIGDSVWYLAGRMYGGNTLKTICRLSLSRDTCVKKTERFFGRWGVRVLAVAKFVPGLSIVSIPMAGAMGTRYRTFLTYDSIGAALWSGTGLIIGALFARQIDMLFAMAGRLGRTAALVAVGLLLLYAAYRWIRRRQLISKLASARIEVDELATLVAAGKTPVMFDIRSQEKRKLDPFVIPGSLFADERQLDEIVATYPRDQKLVIYCSCPNEISAAWMAKQLNEAGFSDVLPLRGGMEAWRDSGKPVEALPDTPPPEITVDDIAPKAV; from the coding sequence ATGCTACATGATCTCGTCGAGCAATATGGGCCGGCGCTCGTCTTCGTCAACGTGCTGGCGGCCTCCATCGGGCTGCCGGTTCCGGCGATGCCGTCGCTCGTTCTGTTCGGCGCCATGGCGGCCATGCACCCGGGTTCGGTGGGGACGCAATTGGCGCCGGTTCTGATTCTGTCGATCTTCGCCACGCTGATCGGCGACAGCGTCTGGTACCTCGCCGGGCGTATGTACGGCGGCAACACGCTGAAAACGATCTGCCGGCTCTCGCTGTCGCGCGATACCTGCGTGAAAAAAACCGAGCGCTTTTTCGGCCGCTGGGGCGTACGCGTGCTGGCCGTGGCCAAATTCGTGCCGGGCCTGTCGATCGTGTCGATTCCAATGGCCGGCGCCATGGGCACGCGCTACCGCACGTTTCTCACCTACGACAGCATCGGCGCCGCGTTGTGGTCGGGCACGGGCCTGATCATCGGCGCCTTGTTCGCGAGACAGATCGACATGCTGTTCGCCATGGCTGGGCGCCTCGGCCGCACGGCCGCGCTGGTGGCCGTGGGACTGCTGTTGCTGTACGCGGCTTATCGGTGGATTCGCCGTCGCCAGTTGATTTCCAAGCTTGCGTCCGCACGTATAGAGGTCGATGAGCTGGCCACGCTCGTCGCGGCGGGCAAAACACCAGTCATGTTCGATATCCGTTCGCAGGAGAAGCGCAAGCTCGATCCGTTCGTGATTCCGGGTTCGCTATTCGCGGACGAACGGCAGCTCGACGAGATCGTCGCCACGTATCCGCGCGATCAGAAGCTGGTGATTTACTGTTCCTGCCCGAACGAGATTTCCGCGGCATGGATGGCCAAACAATTGAACGAGGCCGGCTTTTCCGACGTGCTGCCGTTGCGCGGCGGCATGGAAGCCTGGCGCGACTCGGGTAAGCCGGTCGAGGCGCTGCCCGACACGCCGCCGCCCGAGATCACGGTCGACGACATCGCGCCGAAGGCCGTGTAG